AACCACGCGATTTGGTCGGCCACTATCTGGACCCTAAAGAATGGAACGAGCTGATCGCACGTGATGACGTGATTCTCGTCGACACCCGTAACGATTACGAATATAAAGCCGGTACATTTAAAGGTGCGATTGATCCGAAAACTGAAACTTTCCGTGAATTCCCGGAATACGTAAAAAATAATCTGGAACAGCACAAAGATAAGAAAATTGCCATGTTCTGTACTGGCGGAATTCGCTGTGAAAAATCAACTTCTCTCTTGCTTCAAGAAGGCTTTACCGAAGTTTATCACCTGAAAGGCGGCATCTTAAAATACCTGGAAGAGACACCACCTGAAGAAAGCATGTGGGAAGGTGAATGTTTCGTATTTGATGGCCGTACTGCGGTCACACATGGCATGGAAGAAGGCCAGAACACCAAATGTCACGCCTGTGGCTGGCCGTTGAGTCCAGAAGAAGTAGCACTACCGAGCTATGAACATGGTGTTTCCTGCGTGTACTGCATTGATAAAACCACCGAGAAGCAAAAAGAAGGTTTCCGCATGCGCCAATCGCAAATTCTGGCGGCAAAACGTAAACGTCTTTAAACCAAGCTTTGTAAACAAATATATATAAGCCCTCTTCGGAGGGCTTTTTATTTACATAAAAACACATCCGCAATAAAAAGCTTACTAATTATTTACCAAGACACGCATTTTTTTCAGATCAAGCTTGCTAGTCTTATAATCAAGCACCTTTAAACACCTAAGTCTTTCATTAATAACTAAATATTTAAAATGAAAAGGAACGTAAAATGACGAGTTCACTTGCACCGGATTCTGAAAATATTGTCAGATTCCAGACTCAAGAAAATATAAAATTACAACGAATGAATCA
The nucleotide sequence above comes from Acinetobacter sp. 10FS3-1. Encoded proteins:
- a CDS encoding rhodanese-related sulfurtransferase, with product MNATVEQLAPVEQQATTGWVVAALYQFKEVQNPANLQQRLLDLVNTINLCGTLIVAGEGINGTVAGDRAAIDRVHQFLLDEGFEQMEYKESHSSDKPFRKMKIKLKQEIVTLGVEVKPRDLVGHYLDPKEWNELIARDDVILVDTRNDYEYKAGTFKGAIDPKTETFREFPEYVKNNLEQHKDKKIAMFCTGGIRCEKSTSLLLQEGFTEVYHLKGGILKYLEETPPEESMWEGECFVFDGRTAVTHGMEEGQNTKCHACGWPLSPEEVALPSYEHGVSCVYCIDKTTEKQKEGFRMRQSQILAAKRKRL